One genomic window of Solanum dulcamara chromosome 10, daSolDulc1.2, whole genome shotgun sequence includes the following:
- the LOC129870974 gene encoding glucan endo-1,3-beta-glucosidase 5 isoform X2, protein MICWLFLAHLVLLLICGYLKMFQDIWLKGVLISTIHQHRYVAVGNEPFLTSYSGQYQSYVVPAMTNLLQSLAKANLARNVKLVVPCNADAYESSLPSQGTFRPELTPIITQMVSLLNSNGSPFVVNIYPFLSLYGNSDFPQDYAFFEGTTHAVTDGPNVYYNAFDGNLDTLIAALTKIGYAQMPIVIGEVGWPTDGALGANLTAARVFNQGLVNHVLSNKGTPLRPGVPPMDVYLFSLFDEGAKSVLPGNFERHWGIFSFDGQSKYPLNLGNGLLKNAKDVEYLPYRWCIANPLKDLAEVNNHVRLACSYADCTTLNYGGSCNEIGAKGNISYAFNSYYQLQKQNPRSCDFDGLGMVTFLNPSIGECRFLVGVNDHASSSGFRLQNSWISVVLILLWDAWFFLV, encoded by the exons ATGATATGTTGGCTGTTCTTAGCTCATCTAGTTCTGCTGCTGATTTGTGGGTATCTCAAAATGTTTCAAGATATATGGTTAAAGGGGGTGTTAATATCAA CTATACATCAACACAGGTATGTTGCAGTTGGTAATGAGCCATTTCTTACAAGTTATTCTGGTCAGTACCAATCATACGTCGTCCCAGCTATGACGAATTTGCTACAGTCCTTGGCCAAAGCAAATCTCGCTAGGAATGTGAAGCTGGTAGTCCCATGCAATGCCGATGCCTATGAGTCTTCCCTTCCATCACAAGGAACCTTCAGACCCGAATTGACTCCGATCATAACACAGATGGTTTCACTTCTGAACTCTAATGGTTCACCATTTGTGGTAAATATTTATCCATTCCTCAGCCTATATGGAAACTCAGACTTCCCTCAAGATTACGCTTTTTTTGAAGGGACAACACATGCTGTGACCGATGGGCCTAATGTCTACTATAATGCATTTGATGGAAATTTAGACACTTTAATAGCAGCCCTCACAAAAATCGGATACGCTCAGATGCCCATAGTTATAGGAGAGGTAGGTTGGCCTACCGATGGAGCCCTCGGTGCTAATCTTACAGCTGCAAGGGTCTTCAACCAAGGCCTTGTGAATCATGTTCTCAGCAACAAAGGAACTCCTCTTAGGCCAGGGGTCCCCCCTATGGATGTTTATCTTTTTAGTCTTTTCGATGAAGGTGCAAAAAGCGTGCTCCCAGGTAACTTTGAGAGACACTGGGGCATATTCTCTTTCGATGGCCAGTCGAAATATCCATTGAACCTCGGAAATGGTCTATTAAAGAATGCAAAGGATGTTGAGTATCTTCCATATAGGTGGTGTATTGCAAACCCTTTGAAAGATCTTGCTGAAGTAAACAACCACGTTAGACTTGCTTGTAGTTATGCAGATTGCACAACGCTTAACTATGGAGGATCGTGTAACGAGATTGGAGCAAAGGGTAATATATCATATGCATTCAACAGTTACTATCAGCTCCAAAAGCAGAATCCGCGGAGCTGTGATTTTGATGGGCTTGGGATGGTTACTTTCTTGAATCCTTCGATCGGAGAGTGCAGATTTCTTGTTGGGGTTAATGATCATGCTTCTTCATCAGGTTTTAGGTTGCAGAACAGTTGGATATCAGTGGTATTGATTCTGCTATGGGATGCTTGGTTCTTCTTGGTGTGA
- the LOC129870564 gene encoding protein phosphatase 1 regulatory inhibitor subunit PPP1R8 homolog produces the protein MYGRTGLDRFKKAQSLEPFAVSANSAAKSALQPTKPVTHSSSAYAQSTTSHQHAQYVNPQPALQKSVATDATASTDPTHHVTHGGGQSTWQPPDWAIEPRPGVYYLDVIKDGEVLDRINLDKRRHIFGRQFHTCDFVLDHQSVSRQHAAVVPHKNGSIYVIDLGSAHGTFVANERLTKDSPVELETGQSLKFAASTRTYILRKNNEALFPPQRQPAEIDLPPPPDPSDEEAVLAYNTFLNRYGLTRPDTLSRSTVSTSGKDANHSSERPTKRIRRRSVSFKDQVGGELVEVVGISDGVDVETEPGPVGVKEGSLVGKYESLVEITVIPKGKEQSSVKNVNVSQTGVTDKLKQVLNKVKNPPKGGIYDDLYGDSVPSKVGSWAYSGSGEAASTNDAEGHSPGSLGRISGSISSNVDDDTDDLFG, from the exons ATGTATGGTAGAACAGGGCTTGATCGATTTAAGAAAGCTCAGTCATTGGAGCCATTTGCAGTGTCTGCGAATTCAGCTGCTAAATCAGCATTGCAGCCTACCAAACCGGTTACCCATTCTTCTTCAGCATATGCACAGTCCACAACATCTCATCAACATGCTCAATACGTAAATCCACAACCTGCTTTGCAGAAATCCGTTGCCACAGATGCAACCGCTTCTACAGACCCAACTCATCATGTTACCCACGGAGGGGGACAATCAACTTGGCAGCCTCCTGATTGGGCTATTGAGCCACGACCAGGCGTTTATTATCTTGATGTGATCAAGGACGGGGAGGTACTTGATCGAATTAATTTGGATAAGCGAAGGCATATCTTTGGACGACAGTTTCACACTTGTGATTTTGTCCTTGATCATCAGTCAGTCTCACGCCAGCATGCTGCTGTGGTTCCTCACAAAAATGGAAG CATTTACGTGATTGATTTAGGATCTGCACATGGAACATTTGTTGCAAATGAGAGGCTGACAAAGGATTCCCCTGTCGAGCTCGAGACTGGACAATCTTTGAAGTTTGCTGCATCAACAAGGACTTACATATTGAGAAAGAACAATGAAGCTCTCTTCCCTCCTCAACGACAACCTGCAGAAATAGATTTACCGCCACCTCCAGATCCTTCAGATGAGGAAGCTGTTTTAGCTTATAACACCTTTTTAAACCGCTATGGACTTACTAGGCCTGATACGTTGTCAAGATCAACAGTATCAACTAGTGGGAAGGATGCCAATCATTCATCTGAGAGGCCCACTAAAAGAATTAGGAGAAGAAGTGTGTCATTTAAAGATCAGGTTGGGGGAGAGCTAGTTGAAGTTGTTGGTATTTCAGATGGAGTAGATGTGGAGACAGAACCTGGTCCAGTGGGTGTGAAAGAAGGAAGTCTTGTCGGAAAATATGAGTCCCTTGTAGAAATTACAGTGATACCCAAAGGGAAAGAACAGTCCTCCGTAAAAAATGTCAACGTTTCCCAAACAGGTGTAACAGACAAACTTAAACAGGTATTGAACAAGGTGAAGAATCCGCCAAAGGGTGGAATTTATGACGATCTTTATGGAGATTCAGTTCCTAGTAAAGTAGGATCTTGGGCATATTCTGGTAGCGGTGAGGCTGCTTCCACTAACGATGCTGAAGGACACTCCCCTGGTTCCTTAGGCAGAATCTCTGGTAGTATCTCGAGCAACGTGGATGACGATACTGATGATTTGTTTGGATAG
- the LOC129870707 gene encoding DNA-directed RNA polymerases IV and V subunit 4-like — MAEKGGKGFSLPKSGKSALKSPASKGKDDSSAKSKRGRKVQFDSEGSLDTNSTKSNGKADIPSFKGDLGKAGKGEKAGSAGKSQKAKAPDPLELRVEQELPPNTICLMDCEAADILQGIQEKMVILSDDPAIKLPVSFDRGLAYAQRNKLYDNPQAVKQILEPLKQHGVSDGELCVIANFHLESVDEVFALVPSFKNKKSKLRVSLENVLAELAKLRSAA, encoded by the exons ATGGCGGAAAAAGGAGGAAAAGGGTTTTCTTTGCCGAAAAGTGGAAAGTCTGCTCTCAAATCTCCTG CGTCCAAAGGGAAGGATGATAGCTCAGCGAAGTCCAAAAGAGGAAGGAAAGTTCAGTTTGATTCTGAAG GATCACTTGATACCAATTCCACAAAATCAAATGGAAAAGCTGATATACCATCTTTCAAAG GTGATTTGGGCAAAGCCGGGAAAGGAGAGAAAGCTGGCAGTGCTGGTAAAAGTCAAAAAGCAAAAGCACCCGATCCTTTGGAGCTGAGAGTTGAGCAAG AACTTCCACCCAATACAATATGCCTGATGGATTGTGAAGCTGCCGATATTTTGCAAGGAATCCAAGAGAAAATGGTGATATTGTCTGATGATCCAGCTATAAAATTACCTGT TTCATTTGACAGGGGATTGGCATATGCACAAAGGAACAAGCTATATGATAATCCCCAGGCTGTTAAACAAATACTTGA GCCTTTGAAACAGCATGGCGTTTCTGATGGGGAG CTTTGCGTGATTGCCAACTTTCACTTGGAATCCGTTGATGAAGTGTTTGCTCTTGTTCCCTCATTTAAG AACAAAAAGAGCAAGCTGAGAGTATCCCTCGAGAATGTCTTGGCTGAACTAGCCAAACTTAGAAGTGCAGCATAA
- the LOC129870974 gene encoding glucan endo-1,3-beta-glucosidase 5 isoform X1, translated as MGFKKMALMITYLPKQEKTLFSFLSVSVLLFLCWGVIVVESGIGVNWGTISLHKMSPFTVVDLLKENKIQKVKLFDADPDVMKGLMGSGLEVMVGIPNDMLAVLSSSSSAADLWVSQNVSRYMVKGGVNIKYVAVGNEPFLTSYSGQYQSYVVPAMTNLLQSLAKANLARNVKLVVPCNADAYESSLPSQGTFRPELTPIITQMVSLLNSNGSPFVVNIYPFLSLYGNSDFPQDYAFFEGTTHAVTDGPNVYYNAFDGNLDTLIAALTKIGYAQMPIVIGEVGWPTDGALGANLTAARVFNQGLVNHVLSNKGTPLRPGVPPMDVYLFSLFDEGAKSVLPGNFERHWGIFSFDGQSKYPLNLGNGLLKNAKDVEYLPYRWCIANPLKDLAEVNNHVRLACSYADCTTLNYGGSCNEIGAKGNISYAFNSYYQLQKQNPRSCDFDGLGMVTFLNPSIGECRFLVGVNDHASSSGFRLQNSWISVVLILLWDAWFFLV; from the exons ATGGGTTTCAAGAAAATGGCTTTAATGATCACCTATTTACCCAAACAAGAAAAGACCCTTTTCAGCTTTCTATCTGTATCAGTGTTGTTGTTCTTATGTTGGGGTGTTATTGTGGTGGAATCGGGTATTGGGGTTAATTGGGGCACTATATCTTTGCACAAAATGTCACCTTTTACAGTTGTGGATCTTCTGAAAGAAAACAAGATTCAGAAAGTTAAGCTATTTGATGCAGATCCAGATGTGATGAAGGGTTTAATGGGGAGTGGTCTTGAAGTTATGGTTGGAATACCAAATGATATGTTGGCTGTTCTTAGCTCATCTAGTTCTGCTGCTGATTTGTGGGTATCTCAAAATGTTTCAAGATATATGGTTAAAGGGGGTGTTAATATCAA GTATGTTGCAGTTGGTAATGAGCCATTTCTTACAAGTTATTCTGGTCAGTACCAATCATACGTCGTCCCAGCTATGACGAATTTGCTACAGTCCTTGGCCAAAGCAAATCTCGCTAGGAATGTGAAGCTGGTAGTCCCATGCAATGCCGATGCCTATGAGTCTTCCCTTCCATCACAAGGAACCTTCAGACCCGAATTGACTCCGATCATAACACAGATGGTTTCACTTCTGAACTCTAATGGTTCACCATTTGTGGTAAATATTTATCCATTCCTCAGCCTATATGGAAACTCAGACTTCCCTCAAGATTACGCTTTTTTTGAAGGGACAACACATGCTGTGACCGATGGGCCTAATGTCTACTATAATGCATTTGATGGAAATTTAGACACTTTAATAGCAGCCCTCACAAAAATCGGATACGCTCAGATGCCCATAGTTATAGGAGAGGTAGGTTGGCCTACCGATGGAGCCCTCGGTGCTAATCTTACAGCTGCAAGGGTCTTCAACCAAGGCCTTGTGAATCATGTTCTCAGCAACAAAGGAACTCCTCTTAGGCCAGGGGTCCCCCCTATGGATGTTTATCTTTTTAGTCTTTTCGATGAAGGTGCAAAAAGCGTGCTCCCAGGTAACTTTGAGAGACACTGGGGCATATTCTCTTTCGATGGCCAGTCGAAATATCCATTGAACCTCGGAAATGGTCTATTAAAGAATGCAAAGGATGTTGAGTATCTTCCATATAGGTGGTGTATTGCAAACCCTTTGAAAGATCTTGCTGAAGTAAACAACCACGTTAGACTTGCTTGTAGTTATGCAGATTGCACAACGCTTAACTATGGAGGATCGTGTAACGAGATTGGAGCAAAGGGTAATATATCATATGCATTCAACAGTTACTATCAGCTCCAAAAGCAGAATCCGCGGAGCTGTGATTTTGATGGGCTTGGGATGGTTACTTTCTTGAATCCTTCGATCGGAGAGTGCAGATTTCTTGTTGGGGTTAATGATCATGCTTCTTCATCAGGTTTTAGGTTGCAGAACAGTTGGATATCAGTGGTATTGATTCTGCTATGGGATGCTTGGTTCTTCTTGGTGTGA